A portion of the Sphingobacterium spiritivorum genome contains these proteins:
- a CDS encoding response regulator transcription factor, which produces MQKILLAEDDPNLGELLKDYLELKGKFDVTLCQDGEEALVAFHKDQYDLCILDVMMPKKDGFSLGKDIRKTNTTVPVIYATAKGMMEDKTQAFELGGDDYITKPFRVEELLLRINALLKRSSRDKEEETADKFEIGDYFFDYTSQQISYKGQQQKLSTKEAELLRLLCLKKNDVLTREEALLKIWHDDNYFTGRSMDVFLSKLRKYLREDPSVEIVNVHGKGYKLLVS; this is translated from the coding sequence ATGCAAAAAATATTATTAGCGGAAGATGATCCTAATCTGGGTGAGCTTCTAAAAGATTATCTGGAACTGAAAGGTAAATTCGATGTCACACTTTGTCAGGATGGAGAGGAAGCACTTGTTGCCTTCCATAAAGACCAGTACGATTTGTGTATTCTGGATGTCATGATGCCTAAAAAGGATGGATTTTCTCTTGGAAAAGATATCCGTAAAACCAACACGACAGTGCCTGTCATATATGCTACTGCCAAAGGAATGATGGAAGATAAAACGCAGGCCTTTGAACTGGGTGGTGATGATTACATCACTAAACCATTTCGGGTAGAAGAACTTTTACTTCGCATCAATGCTCTTCTGAAAAGAAGCTCCAGAGATAAAGAAGAAGAGACTGCGGATAAGTTTGAAATCGGAGATTACTTCTTTGATTACACCAGCCAGCAGATTTCATACAAAGGCCAACAACAAAAACTGTCAACAAAAGAAGCTGAATTATTACGTTTACTTTGTCTGAAGAAAAATGATGTTCTGACCCGCGAAGAAGCGCTTTTAAAAATATGGCACGATGACAATTACTTCACAGGAAGAAGTATGGATGTATTCCTGAGTAAACTCCGTAAATATCTGCGTGAAGATCCAAGTGTAGAGATCGTCAATGTACACGGTAAAGGCTACAAACTCCTCGTTAGTTAG
- a CDS encoding sensor histidine kinase, which yields MKQRSITVIIGLMSIALLGVMAMQYFFIRDSFRQKSQLFDESVNASLATVASKIEKHEVMAFAKTQQRNNQVKYEREQKRLEDQINIQKQIEALRVQQYEVQQKFKDAEDVLKMSYPIIVPLENWFYETYIRRKKYNYLVKLLISQGVYEDNSIGNSIEVYAVGDKIARIAAKDDSCRYLAFLNPYELNSLDFTIKTLPPKADMKIALRIHGLENKLKLSQLDDASNLYDSIAVIGGKKNDVIEDFAASMELSKRPLKSRIDVSFLKKELTRELYNRDINSKFNIEVKENNSILYNINTLGELDKPQKHNSYSTLLFQGDVGNAPGKLTITFTDKRNIIMDNMGYLFFPMGALLVLLIGCFAYTLTTIFRQKKISEMKTDFINNMTHEFKTPVATIMIASESLRDPEIIADERRVNRLANIIYDENVRLGDHIERVLNIARLEKENLKIDRMDVRINDLTNAVLDSMQLQIQKSKGTLETFLEAKDDVVIGDELHLSNVLFNLVDNAIKYSKDSPHITVRTHNHKNTIVISVSDKGIGMTRDQQQKIFDQFYRIPTGNIHNVKGFGLGLSYVNDIIKRLDGKIQVKSEKDKGTNFDITLPLKGHKL from the coding sequence ATGAAACAAAGAAGTATTACTGTCATTATCGGATTAATGTCTATTGCTCTGCTTGGAGTAATGGCTATGCAATACTTTTTTATCCGCGACTCTTTCCGTCAGAAATCACAGCTTTTCGATGAGTCAGTCAATGCGTCTCTGGCTACAGTTGCCTCTAAAATAGAGAAACATGAGGTAATGGCATTTGCCAAAACCCAGCAAAGAAACAACCAGGTCAAATACGAACGGGAGCAAAAACGTTTAGAAGACCAGATCAATATTCAAAAGCAGATCGAAGCACTTCGCGTCCAGCAGTATGAAGTTCAGCAAAAGTTTAAAGATGCTGAAGATGTACTCAAGATGAGTTATCCAATTATTGTACCTCTGGAAAACTGGTTCTATGAAACGTATATCCGACGCAAAAAATATAATTACCTGGTCAAGCTTCTGATTTCACAGGGTGTCTATGAAGATAATTCTATAGGTAATTCAATTGAGGTATATGCAGTCGGTGACAAAATTGCACGTATTGCAGCAAAAGATGACAGCTGCCGATACCTTGCTTTCTTAAATCCGTACGAACTTAATTCACTGGACTTTACAATCAAGACATTGCCGCCAAAAGCAGATATGAAGATTGCTCTTCGTATACATGGATTAGAAAATAAGCTCAAACTGTCACAACTTGATGATGCAAGCAATCTGTATGACTCCATTGCTGTAATCGGTGGTAAGAAAAATGATGTTATTGAAGATTTTGCAGCGAGCATGGAGCTTTCCAAACGTCCGTTAAAGAGTCGTATCGATGTTAGTTTCCTTAAGAAAGAGCTGACAAGGGAACTTTACAACAGAGATATTAATTCCAAATTCAATATTGAAGTCAAAGAGAACAACAGCATTCTGTATAACATCAATACACTGGGTGAACTGGATAAGCCTCAAAAGCACAACAGCTATTCTACCCTCTTGTTTCAGGGAGACGTTGGCAATGCACCTGGAAAACTGACTATTACCTTTACGGACAAACGTAATATTATCATGGACAATATGGGATACCTGTTCTTTCCGATGGGCGCCTTACTTGTTTTACTGATCGGTTGTTTTGCTTACACACTGACCACGATCTTCCGTCAAAAGAAAATTTCGGAAATGAAGACTGACTTTATCAACAATATGACCCATGAGTTCAAAACTCCTGTGGCGACGATTATGATTGCAAGTGAGTCTCTCCGGGATCCTGAAATAATTGCAGATGAAAGAAGAGTAAATCGCCTTGCCAATATTATTTACGATGAGAACGTCAGATTGGGAGACCACATTGAAAGGGTACTCAATATTGCCAGACTGGAAAAAGAGAATTTAAAAATAGACCGGATGGATGTGCGGATTAATGATCTGACCAATGCGGTTCTGGACAGTATGCAACTGCAGATTCAAAAATCCAAAGGAACACTGGAAACTTTTCTGGAGGCAAAGGATGATGTGGTTATCGGCGACGAGTTACACCTTTCCAATGTACTGTTTAATCTGGTGGACAATGCGATCAAATACAGTAAAGACAGTCCACATATAACTGTCAGAACCCACAACCATAAGAATACAATAGTGATATCTGTTAGCGATAAGGGTATCGGAATGACACGTGACCAGCAACAGAAGATATTCGATCAGTTTTATCGGATACCTACTGGGAATATTCATAATGTAAAAGGATTTGGCCTCGGGTTAAGTTATGTAAATGACATTATCAAGCGTCTTGACGGTAAGATACAGGTAAAAAGTGAGAAGGATAAAGGCACAAATTTTGATATTACATTGCCACTGAAAGGGCACAAATTATAA
- the pyk gene encoding pyruvate kinase: MKKIQKRTKIVATLGPASADKTVLTNMIAKGVDVCRLNFSHGSQEDHLKVINTINEINNEHPFNVAILADLQGPKIRIGKMKEGGAILINGSEVEITTQELIGDEKRIYITYENFPNDVKEDEIILLDDGKLQLRVISTNHKDTVFCQVVHGGVLTSRKGVNLPNTKVSIPSLTEEDLDNLNFALDHGADWIAMSFVRSAEDIYQCKEIIKEKGSHARVIAKIEKPEAIENIDAIIEATDGIMVARGDLGVEMPMEEVPGLQKIIVQKCRDLSKPVIIATQMLESMITTPRPTRAEVNDVANSVLDGADAVMLSGETSVGEFPEIVIETMAKIIVHVEQTSYNYYSDKSDQHTDLTKIPDAICGSSIYLAEKTKASAIAVMTSSGYTAFEISSYRPDADIYIFTGNKNLLRSLSLVWGVRAFVYEKFESTDGTIQDVNKLLTEKNLVSPGQIVINTSSTPLREKGRTNTIRVSEVK, translated from the coding sequence ATGAAGAAGATTCAAAAACGGACCAAAATTGTGGCAACACTTGGCCCGGCATCAGCAGATAAAACTGTCTTGACAAATATGATTGCCAAAGGTGTCGATGTATGTCGTCTTAACTTCTCTCACGGAAGCCAGGAAGATCACCTTAAAGTGATCAACACAATCAACGAAATCAACAATGAACATCCCTTTAACGTAGCTATTCTTGCCGATCTTCAAGGACCAAAAATCCGTATCGGTAAAATGAAAGAGGGAGGCGCAATCTTAATCAACGGTTCTGAGGTCGAAATCACAACTCAGGAACTGATCGGTGACGAAAAGCGTATCTATATCACATATGAGAACTTCCCTAATGACGTGAAGGAAGATGAGATTATCTTACTGGATGATGGTAAATTACAATTGAGAGTAATCTCTACCAATCATAAAGATACTGTATTCTGTCAGGTTGTTCACGGCGGTGTATTGACTTCCAGAAAAGGTGTTAACCTTCCTAATACAAAAGTATCTATCCCTTCCCTGACAGAAGAAGATCTGGACAACCTGAACTTCGCACTTGACCATGGTGCTGACTGGATTGCGATGTCTTTTGTACGTTCGGCTGAGGATATCTACCAATGTAAAGAGATCATCAAAGAAAAAGGAAGCCATGCGCGCGTAATTGCCAAAATTGAGAAACCTGAAGCCATCGAAAATATCGACGCAATTATCGAAGCTACAGACGGTATCATGGTTGCCCGTGGTGATTTGGGTGTGGAAATGCCAATGGAAGAAGTTCCGGGATTGCAAAAGATCATCGTTCAAAAATGTCGTGACCTTTCCAAACCGGTTATCATCGCTACACAAATGCTGGAAAGCATGATCACTACACCTCGTCCTACACGTGCAGAAGTCAACGATGTTGCCAATTCTGTACTTGACGGTGCTGATGCTGTAATGCTTAGCGGAGAGACTTCTGTAGGGGAATTCCCGGAAATCGTTATCGAAACAATGGCTAAAATCATTGTACATGTAGAGCAGACATCATACAACTATTACAGTGACAAGAGTGACCAGCATACAGATCTGACTAAGATCCCTGATGCAATCTGTGGTTCATCTATATACCTTGCTGAAAAAACAAAAGCTTCAGCTATTGCCGTGATGACGTCATCAGGTTATACTGCATTTGAAATCTCAAGCTACAGACCGGATGCAGATATTTACATTTTCACCGGAAATAAAAATCTGTTGAGATCTTTAAGTCTGGTTTGGGGTGTACGTGCTTTCGTATATGAGAAATTTGAAAGTACGGACGGAACAATTCAGGATGTAAACAAATTGCTTACGGAAAAGAACCTGGTATCTCCGGGACAGATCGTAATCAATACATCTTCAACACCACTCCGCGAAAAAGGCAGAACAAATACAATTCGGGTATCCGAAGTAAAATAA
- a CDS encoding IPExxxVDY family protein produces the protein MNKITVFKLEMDMEEELDFVLLGISSPLRDYRLCHFINKSTGLQFVYGKESNIDHKGNIKEGGKEEYEYHIIQEKSKGKKPALKHHFAIYRYCDIDYEYEYYLINNRSQEGGLLIPEIANFDFFLVIKNFIHEEDLRLLIQNLNRINDVIMVKEIMPKILKSKENLIF, from the coding sequence TTGAATAAAATAACTGTCTTTAAATTGGAAATGGATATGGAAGAAGAACTGGATTTTGTTCTTCTTGGGATTAGTTCCCCTTTACGGGACTACAGATTATGTCATTTTATCAACAAAAGTACAGGCCTGCAGTTTGTGTATGGTAAGGAAAGTAATATTGACCACAAAGGCAATATTAAAGAAGGGGGAAAAGAAGAGTATGAATACCATATCATACAGGAGAAAAGCAAAGGCAAAAAGCCAGCTTTGAAACATCATTTTGCCATCTACAGATATTGCGATATCGACTATGAATACGAGTATTATCTTATTAATAACAGGAGTCAGGAAGGCGGTTTATTAATACCTGAAATAGCAAATTTTGACTTCTTTCTGGTGATTAAAAACTTCATACATGAAGAAGATTTACGTCTCCTTATTCAGAATCTGAATCGCATAAATGACGTCATAATGGTAAAAGAAATAATGCCTAAAATATTGAAATCTAAAGAAAATCTCATATTTTAG
- a CDS encoding acyl carrier protein, producing the protein MSDIASRVKAIIVEKLGVDENEVTPEASFTNDLGADSLDTVELIMEFEKEFNVAIPDDQAENIGTVGQAIAYLEKNVN; encoded by the coding sequence ATGTCAGATATCGCTTCAAGAGTAAAAGCAATTATCGTTGAAAAATTAGGTGTTGACGAAAACGAAGTAACGCCAGAAGCTTCATTCACTAATGATTTAGGTGCTGATTCACTTGACACAGTTGAGTTGATCATGGAGTTTGAAAAAGAATTCAACGTAGCTATTCCTGATGATCAAGCTGAGAACATCGGTACAGTAGGTCAAGCAATCGCTTATTTAGAAAAAAACGTTAACTAA
- the fabF gene encoding beta-ketoacyl-ACP synthase II — protein MELKRVVVTGLGALTPLGNTVPEYWEGLINGVSGAAPITRFDASKFKTQFACEVKDFDPHDFMDRKEARKVDPFVQYAMASTEEAIKDAALDFEKLDTNRIGVIWGSGIGGLKTFLDEVSNFATGDGTPRFNPFFIPKMIVDIAPGHISMRYGLRGPNFSCVSACASSTNAMIDAFNYIRTGLCDIIVSGGSEAIINEAGIGGFNALHALSTRNDDPKTASRPFDKDRDGFVAGEGSGTIILESLEHALARGAKIYAEIVGGGMSADANHITAPHPEGLGAKLVMSNALRDARMDGHEIDYINVHGTSTPLGDISETKAIKELFGDHAYELNISSTKSMTGHLLGAAGAIESIASILAVQNDIVPPTINHFNDDPELDNKLNFTFNTAQKRVVNAAMSNTFGFGGHNASVIFKKYQP, from the coding sequence ATGGAGCTTAAAAGAGTAGTAGTAACAGGGTTAGGCGCTCTTACACCACTTGGCAATACTGTCCCGGAATACTGGGAAGGATTGATAAATGGTGTAAGCGGTGCTGCTCCTATTACAAGATTTGATGCATCAAAATTCAAAACCCAATTTGCGTGCGAAGTAAAAGATTTCGATCCGCATGATTTCATGGATCGTAAAGAAGCACGGAAGGTAGATCCTTTTGTTCAATACGCTATGGCATCTACGGAAGAAGCTATTAAAGATGCAGCACTGGATTTTGAAAAACTTGACACTAATCGGATAGGAGTGATCTGGGGTTCGGGGATTGGTGGATTAAAAACGTTTTTGGACGAAGTGTCAAACTTCGCCACAGGAGATGGAACGCCTCGTTTCAATCCTTTCTTTATTCCGAAAATGATCGTGGACATTGCTCCTGGTCATATCTCGATGCGTTATGGATTACGCGGACCAAACTTTTCGTGTGTGTCTGCATGTGCATCTTCGACTAATGCAATGATTGACGCATTCAATTACATTCGTACCGGTCTGTGTGATATTATCGTTTCCGGTGGCTCTGAAGCCATCATCAATGAAGCGGGCATAGGCGGTTTCAATGCATTACATGCGTTGTCTACCCGTAATGACGATCCGAAGACAGCATCCCGCCCTTTTGATAAGGATCGTGATGGATTTGTCGCAGGTGAAGGTTCGGGTACGATTATATTGGAAAGTCTGGAGCATGCATTGGCGCGTGGAGCAAAAATTTATGCTGAAATCGTAGGAGGAGGAATGAGTGCAGATGCAAATCATATCACCGCACCACACCCTGAAGGGTTAGGCGCAAAACTGGTGATGTCAAATGCTTTGCGTGATGCCCGGATGGATGGTCATGAAATTGATTATATCAATGTGCATGGTACTTCTACACCTCTTGGAGATATCAGTGAAACAAAAGCTATTAAAGAATTATTTGGGGATCATGCTTATGAATTGAACATTAGCTCGACCAAATCGATGACAGGACACCTTTTGGGTGCCGCTGGCGCGATTGAGTCTATTGCTTCAATCCTGGCTGTCCAAAATGATATAGTACCTCCAACAATCAACCACTTTAACGACGATCCTGAATTGGATAATAAATTGAATTTTACATTCAATACGGCGCAAAAACGTGTGGTAAATGCAGCGATGAGTAATACTTTTGGGTTTGGCGGACACAATGCTTCCGTTATTTTCAAAAAGTATCAACCCTAA
- the rnc gene encoding ribonuclease III produces MPFSRIYNLYFSPHRAYVRKLKNLLGFVPENVRLYQMAFRHKSVATAIKEGAKNSNERLEFLGDAILGSVVAELLFKKYPYKDEGFLTEMRSKIVSRANLNQLSRKLGLNELIQYDARMISFPNKQGSLLGDAFEALVGAVYLDKGYTFTKSFLLNRIIKTHVDIQLLEVTETNFKSRLIEWCQHLGKDVQFLPTANPEGESSKMFSIEAIVEGEVCGIGRDFNKKSAEKLAAEKACEYLKIFETE; encoded by the coding sequence ATGCCCTTTTCACGGATTTATAATTTGTATTTCTCGCCGCATAGAGCTTATGTGCGGAAGCTGAAAAACCTGTTGGGGTTTGTCCCTGAAAACGTACGGCTGTACCAGATGGCCTTCAGACATAAGTCTGTGGCCACCGCAATAAAGGAAGGTGCCAAAAACAGCAATGAAAGATTAGAGTTTCTGGGTGACGCAATCTTAGGATCTGTCGTCGCCGAGTTACTGTTTAAAAAATATCCCTACAAAGATGAAGGATTTTTGACCGAGATGCGGTCAAAAATCGTCAGTAGGGCCAACCTCAATCAACTCTCCCGAAAACTAGGTCTTAATGAACTGATTCAGTACGATGCACGTATGATCAGTTTTCCGAATAAACAGGGCTCGCTGTTGGGAGATGCTTTTGAAGCGCTTGTCGGAGCTGTATATCTGGACAAAGGCTATACATTTACCAAAAGTTTTCTTCTGAACAGAATTATCAAAACCCATGTTGATATTCAGTTGCTGGAAGTAACGGAGACCAATTTTAAAAGCCGATTAATTGAATGGTGTCAGCATCTTGGCAAAGACGTTCAATTTCTTCCTACGGCTAATCCTGAAGGAGAATCTTCCAAGATGTTCAGTATAGAAGCTATTGTTGAAGGAGAAGTCTGTGGTATAGGCCGGGACTTCAATAAAAAGAGTGCGGAAAAGCTTGCTGCAGAAAAAGCCTGCGAGTACCTCAAGATATTTGAGACCGAGTAA
- the hisS gene encoding histidine--tRNA ligase: MAIVKPSLAKGTRDFSPAEMEKRNYIFNTLKSVFRKYGYQEIQTPSFENLQTLTGKYGDEGDKLIFKILNSGDYLSKAPDALLAEKASNSLIPHLSEKALRYDLTVPFARYVVMRQHEISLPFKRFQIQPVWRADRPQRGRYREFYQCDVDVVGSESLLNEAEFILIYQEALCALGLKDFAIKINNRKILSGIAEIIGKPELIVDMTVAIDKLDKIGLDGVNKELLERGFTEADLAILRPIILLEGSTASKIEQLRLVLAKSETGLRGVSELEEVFSYLNQLDVSGEVYDKYIELDITLARGLNYYTGCIFEVKTNEVTMGSIGGGGRYDDLTGMFGLKGLTGVGVSFGADRIYDVLEELDLYPKHESDNTRLLIVNFDKSIEAFTLPLLNRLRQAGIAAELYPQAVKLKKQMSYADDKRIPYVLLVGEEEVNTGQLSLKNMNSGEQQKLSEQEITALLSD; the protein is encoded by the coding sequence ATGGCAATAGTAAAACCTTCATTGGCTAAAGGCACGCGTGATTTTTCACCGGCCGAAATGGAAAAGCGTAATTATATTTTTAATACCCTGAAGTCCGTGTTCCGTAAGTATGGATATCAGGAAATTCAGACACCTTCTTTTGAAAATTTACAGACATTGACCGGGAAGTACGGTGATGAAGGTGATAAGTTGATTTTTAAGATCCTGAATTCGGGAGATTACCTCAGTAAAGCCCCGGATGCTCTTTTAGCAGAAAAAGCGTCTAATAGTCTGATTCCGCATCTTTCGGAAAAAGCATTGCGATATGATCTGACGGTGCCATTTGCCCGTTATGTGGTCATGCGTCAGCATGAAATCAGCCTTCCGTTCAAACGTTTCCAGATCCAGCCGGTATGGCGTGCAGATCGTCCGCAACGCGGGCGCTACCGTGAATTTTATCAGTGTGATGTAGATGTTGTCGGTTCAGAAAGTCTGTTAAATGAAGCAGAATTTATTCTGATCTATCAGGAAGCGCTGTGCGCACTGGGACTCAAAGATTTTGCAATCAAGATCAATAACCGGAAGATTCTTTCGGGAATAGCGGAAATAATCGGTAAACCGGAGCTTATCGTGGATATGACTGTTGCCATTGATAAGCTGGATAAGATAGGTCTGGATGGTGTCAATAAAGAGTTGCTGGAAAGAGGATTTACAGAAGCTGATCTTGCTATCCTGCGCCCGATCATTTTGTTGGAAGGATCTACTGCTTCTAAAATAGAGCAGCTTCGTTTGGTGCTGGCAAAATCCGAAACAGGACTACGTGGAGTGTCAGAACTGGAAGAAGTATTTTCATACCTTAACCAGTTGGATGTATCTGGTGAAGTATATGACAAATATATAGAACTGGACATCACATTGGCCCGTGGTCTTAATTATTATACAGGTTGCATATTTGAAGTAAAAACAAACGAAGTGACGATGGGCAGCATCGGCGGCGGTGGCCGTTACGATGACCTGACCGGAATGTTTGGTCTGAAAGGACTGACCGGTGTGGGCGTGTCTTTCGGAGCAGATCGTATATACGATGTGTTGGAAGAGCTGGACCTGTATCCGAAGCATGAGTCAGATAATACCAGATTGTTAATCGTCAATTTTGACAAATCTATCGAAGCATTTACACTTCCTTTATTAAACAGGTTACGTCAGGCAGGGATCGCTGCAGAGCTATATCCTCAGGCTGTCAAACTCAAAAAACAGATGAGCTATGCAGATGATAAACGTATACCTTACGTGCTTTTGGTAGGGGAGGAAGAAGTAAATACCGGACAGCTTTCTTTAAAAAATATGAACAGCGGTGAGCAGCAAAAACTTTCAGAACAAGAAATAACAGCTTTATTGAGTGATTAG
- the pdhA gene encoding pyruvate dehydrogenase (acetyl-transferring) E1 component subunit alpha yields MSSTPITKETYLEWYKSMLLMRKFEEKAGQLYGQQKIRGFCHLYIGQEAVVAGTMSVIGPEDSLITAYRDHAHALAKGVSADACMAELYGKATGCSKGKGGSMHFFSKEHKFMGGHGIVGGQIPLGAGIAFAEMYNGTKNVNVCYMGDGAVRQGAFNETLNMAMLWKLPVIFVCENNGYAMGTSVQRTTNMIDIYKMGHGFDMPSAAVDGMDVVAVHNAMDEAVQRARAGEGPTFLEIRTYRYKGHSMSDPAKYRTKEELEEYKGRDPLLSTKHAILENKYADDAWFAEVEADVKKVVEDSVKFAEESPYPDASEIYNDVYVQEDYPFVMD; encoded by the coding sequence ATGAGTTCAACACCTATAACAAAAGAGACATATTTAGAGTGGTATAAATCCATGCTACTCATGCGTAAATTCGAAGAAAAAGCTGGTCAGCTTTACGGTCAACAAAAAATTCGTGGATTCTGTCACCTTTATATCGGTCAGGAAGCAGTAGTCGCTGGTACCATGTCGGTAATCGGTCCTGAAGATTCATTGATCACGGCATATCGTGACCATGCTCACGCATTAGCTAAGGGCGTATCTGCAGATGCTTGTATGGCTGAATTATATGGTAAAGCAACTGGATGTTCAAAAGGTAAAGGTGGTTCTATGCACTTTTTCTCTAAAGAGCACAAATTTATGGGTGGCCACGGTATCGTAGGTGGTCAGATTCCTTTAGGTGCAGGTATTGCATTCGCTGAGATGTACAATGGTACAAAAAATGTTAACGTATGTTACATGGGGGACGGAGCTGTTCGTCAGGGAGCTTTCAACGAGACCCTGAACATGGCTATGTTGTGGAAACTTCCTGTGATTTTTGTTTGTGAAAACAATGGTTATGCAATGGGAACTTCTGTACAGCGTACGACTAATATGATCGACATCTACAAAATGGGACATGGTTTTGACATGCCTTCAGCAGCTGTTGACGGAATGGACGTAGTAGCGGTTCACAATGCTATGGACGAAGCTGTTCAACGTGCACGTGCGGGAGAAGGTCCGACTTTCCTGGAAATCCGTACTTACCGTTACAAAGGACACTCTATGTCAGATCCTGCTAAATACCGTACTAAAGAAGAATTGGAAGAGTATAAAGGCCGTGATCCGTTGTTGTCTACTAAACATGCGATTCTGGAAAATAAATATGCTGATGATGCCTGGTTTGCAGAGGTGGAAGCTGATGTGAAAAAAGTGGTAGAAGATTCTGTGAAATTTGCAGAAGAGTCTCCATATCCGGATGCTTCAGAAATCTATAATGATGTTTACGTACAGGAGGATTATCCTTTTGTAATGGATTAA
- a CDS encoding 2-oxo acid dehydrogenase subunit E2, with protein sequence MAEVVKMPKMSDTMTEGVIAKWHKKVGDKVNSGDLVAEIETDKATMDFESYQEGTLLYIGPKEGEAVAVDAVIAVLGEEGEDFQALLDGSSDASAAPAEEKKEEAKEETAASEESSSASVSAEDLGVTVITMPLLSDTMTEGVIAQWNFKVGDTIKSDDAIADVETDKATMEVTAYADGTLLYVGLEAGQAAKVNDIIAIVGPAGTDVTPLLNQKSAAPKAESKESKKEEAPKAAAESASVETAAGSSADDSRVKASPLARKIAKEKGINLNDVKGSADGGRIVKKDVESFVPSAKPAAAPASTGAAPATESKTITLPTYVGEEKYTEQPVSQMRKTIARRLSESLFTAPHFYLTISIDMDNAIAARTQINEVAPVKVSFNDIVIKAAAVALKKHPAVNSSWGGDKIRFNEHTNIGVAIAVEDGLLVPVVRFADGKSLSHISTEVKDFAQRAKSKKLQPSDWEGSTFTVSNLGMFGIDEFTSIINSPDGAILSVGAIQAIPVVKNGAVVPGNIMKLTLGCDHRVVDGATGAAFLQTLKSLIENPVRLLA encoded by the coding sequence ATGGCTGAAGTAGTAAAAATGCCTAAAATGAGTGACACCATGACTGAAGGTGTTATCGCAAAATGGCACAAAAAAGTTGGTGACAAAGTAAATTCTGGAGATCTTGTTGCAGAGATTGAAACAGATAAAGCTACAATGGACTTCGAATCTTATCAGGAAGGAACATTGTTATATATCGGACCCAAAGAAGGTGAAGCTGTAGCTGTGGATGCAGTGATCGCTGTACTTGGGGAAGAAGGAGAAGATTTTCAGGCATTGCTTGACGGATCTTCAGACGCTTCTGCTGCTCCTGCAGAGGAGAAAAAAGAAGAAGCTAAAGAAGAAACAGCTGCATCAGAAGAATCTTCTTCAGCAAGTGTGTCTGCAGAAGACCTTGGTGTAACTGTGATCACAATGCCGTTGCTGAGTGATACCATGACTGAAGGTGTCATTGCACAGTGGAACTTTAAAGTTGGAGATACCATCAAATCTGATGATGCTATTGCTGACGTGGAAACGGATAAAGCGACCATGGAAGTAACAGCATATGCAGACGGTACTTTATTATATGTTGGTCTTGAAGCCGGACAGGCAGCGAAAGTAAATGATATCATTGCTATCGTAGGTCCTGCAGGAACAGATGTAACACCTTTACTGAATCAAAAATCTGCAGCTCCTAAAGCTGAATCAAAAGAAAGCAAAAAAGAAGAAGCCCCTAAAGCTGCTGCTGAAAGTGCTTCTGTTGAAACTGCCGCCGGTTCTTCTGCTGATGATTCAAGAGTGAAAGCTTCTCCTTTAGCGCGTAAGATTGCTAAAGAAAAAGGAATCAACCTGAATGATGTAAAGGGTTCTGCAGATGGTGGACGTATTGTAAAGAAAGATGTTGAATCATTCGTACCTTCTGCGAAGCCTGCTGCAGCACCTGCAAGTACAGGAGCAGCGCCTGCTACAGAATCTAAAACAATCACATTGCCAACATATGTAGGCGAGGAGAAATATACAGAACAGCCGGTATCGCAAATGCGTAAAACAATTGCACGTCGCCTGTCTGAAAGTTTATTTACAGCTCCACACTTCTATCTGACTATCAGTATCGATATGGATAATGCGATCGCTGCCAGAACGCAGATTAATGAGGTAGCTCCTGTAAAAGTATCCTTTAATGATATTGTTATCAAAGCTGCTGCTGTAGCCTTGAAAAAACACCCTGCTGTAAACTCATCATGGGGTGGTGACAAAATCAGATTCAATGAGCATACAAACATTGGTGTTGCAATCGCTGTTGAAGATGGTTTGTTAGTTCCTGTGGTACGTTTTGCAGATGGTAAATCATTATCACACATCTCTACTGAGGTTAAGGATTTTGCACAAAGAGCCAAGTCTAAAAAATTACAGCCTTCAGATTGGGAAGGTTCTACATTTACAGTATCCAATCTGGGTATGTTCGGTATTGATGAATTTACTTCTATCATCAATTCTCCGGATGGAGCAATCCTTTCTGTAGGAGCAATCCAGGCTATACCTGTTGTTAAGAACGGAGCTGTAGTACCGGGTAACATTATGAAACTTACTTTGGGATGTGATCACAGAGTCGTGGATGGTGCAACCGGAGCCGCGTTTTTACAAACATTAAAATCATTGATCGAAAATCCGGTAAGATTATTAGCGTAA